A stretch of the Uranotaenia lowii strain MFRU-FL chromosome 3, ASM2978415v1, whole genome shotgun sequence genome encodes the following:
- the LOC129752712 gene encoding uncharacterized protein LOC129752712, with protein MYRQIVVHPADRTLQQILWRKNPEAPLQTFRLNTVTYGTAPAPYLATRVLNQLAHDEAENFPLAAPLVPKRFYMDDYLSGNDDKQLLIAENHQMIELLKSGGFTLRKWCSNCNEVLSQIPEALRDSPSELDIGQSGSIKTLGLRWHPQPDHFTFNVPDLETSAPIRKRVILSEMSRLFDPMGLLGASVVSAKIFLQSLWSEKFSWNDPLPVHHQAWWQQYRQEMGSFLSLAIPRQVFMNNYENFELHCFSDASDSCMKTNQYAIFWLQNRELALSTSCQPLGFVLLSLLPSYKTLSWNTPDGIARRHFGRIPP; from the exons ATGTACCGGCAGATCGTCGTCCATCCAGCTGATCGTACTCTGCAGCAGATACTGTGGCGAAAGAATCCCGAAGCACCACTACAAACCTTTCGTTTGAACACAGTAACATATGGTACAGCCCCTGCTCCGTACCTGGCTACTCGCGTCCTCAACCAACTTGCCCACGATGAAGCCGAAAACTTTCCTCTTGCTGCCCCACTCGTACCCAAGCGTTTCTACATGGATGATTATCTTTCGGGCAATGATGATAAACAGCTGTTGATTGCCGAAAACCACCAGATGATTGAGCTATTGAAATCTGGCGGGTTTACTCTTCGCAAATGGTGCAGCAATTGCAACGAAGTCCTCTCGCAGATTCCAGAAGCACTCAGAGACTCTCCATCCGAACTCGATATTGGCCAATCAGgatcgatcaaaacattgggACTTCGTTGGCATCCGCAACCCGATCATTTCACTTTCAATGTTCCTGATCTCGAAACGTCGGCTCCAATAAGAAAACGAGTCATACTCTCGGAAATGTCTCGTCTCTTCGATCCGATGGGTTTGCTCGGTGCCTCCGTCGTAAGCGCAAAAATATTTCTACAGTCGCTTTGGTCCGAAAAATTTTCGTGGAATGATCCGTTGCCAGTCCATCACCAGGCATGGTGGCAGCAATACCGACAGGAGATGGGAAGCTTTCTGTCGTTAGCCATTCCCAGACAAGTTTTTATGAATAACTACGAAAATTTCGAACTGCACTGCTTCTCGGACGCTTCCGATAGTTGCATG AAAACAAACCAATATGCAATCTTCTGGCTTCAAAATCGCGAGTTAGCCCTCTCAACAAGCTGTCAACCCCTCGGCTTTGTGCTGCTCTCCTTGCTGCCCAGCTACAAGACTCTATCGTGGAATACACCGGATGGAATTGCCCGGAGACATTTTGGACGGATTCCACcatag